In a single window of the Drosophila albomicans strain 15112-1751.03 chromosome 3, ASM965048v2, whole genome shotgun sequence genome:
- the LOC117567551 gene encoding beta-1,3-galactosyltransferase 1-like: MDVKMPHSSHDILDEDDQSSSLLNSSSSTGSEDDTQPKQRQRGYRKLQRRQRSRYHLPRSMRRCGCYTLSLFIVFLMLYNYLPNIYLDVQKRHMPLSDWSANTSLDIKDYISPQQDTALIMPRGFCTNKTFLIIAVSTNLNNFVERQTIRETWGNTTEFNYSAFGKLHGHMKGRYLPAKPDRLRLYADYLTGEGDSLTATVRIIFIVGRSSYESHLGNETLIRLNNEAEMYNDIIQDNFIDTYNNLTIKSVMALKHISRSCAKSCAYFLKCDDDTFVNVPNLLHYLLGGTVPLYNDTLDYYDRRSFLVMMPHNSLNATTGIMRGHQFCNVMPVSEVSSKWYMPYYMYQADAYPQYLSGAGYLMSIDVVDRLYEAALNTSLLYLEDVYITGLCADRANIKRQHHSLFSFAHSQHLCAFKGSITQHQVKEETMVEAWRYVSNYTIKCPPPGNYLNHMRLRNRMNC; encoded by the exons ATGGATGTAAAAATGCCGCACTCATCACATGATATTTTGGACGAGGACGACCAGTCTTCTTCGCTTTTAAATTCAAGCAGTAGCACAGGCTCAGAAGATGATACACAACCCAAACAAAGGCAGCGCGGTTACAGAAAATTGCAGCGAAGGCAGCGTTCGCGATACCATTTACCCAGGAGCATGAGACGATGTGGCTGCTATACGCTCAgtttgtttattgtatttttaatgctaTACAATTACCTGCCGAATATCTACTTGGATGTACAAAAACGACACA tgCCATTGTCGGACTGGTCGGCGAACACATCCCTGGACATCAAGGATTATATTTCGCCCCAGCAGGATACGGCCCTGATTATGCCTCGGGGTTTCTGCACAAACAAGACCTTTCTCATCATTGCCGTCAGTACAAACTTGAACAATTTCGTAGAACGACAGACAATACGTGAGACATGGGGAAATACAACAGAATTCAACTATTCAGCATTTGGCAAGCTGCATGGCCATATGAAAGGACGCTACCTGCCAGCAAAGCCAGATCGTCTGCGTCTTTATGCCGATTATCTAACTGGCGAGGGTGACTCATTGACTGCCACAGTGCgtatcatttttattgttgggCGCAGCAGTTATGAATCACATCTGGGCAACGAAACGCTGATACGCCTGAACAACGAAGCCGAAATGTACAACGATATTATTCAGGATAATTTCATTGACACGtacaacaatttaacaataaaatcCGTCATGGCACTGAAACACATTAGCAGAAGTTGCGCCAAGTCTTGCGCATACTTTCTCAAATGCGATGATGATACGTTTGTCAATGTGCCAAATCTCTTGCACTATTTGCTGGGTGGCACAGTACCGCTGTACAATGATACCTTGGACTATTATGATCGCAGGTCGTTTCTCGTCATGATGCCACACAATAGTCTGAATGCCACCACGGGCATAATGCGTGGTCATCAGTTTTGCAATGTGATGCCCGTGAGCGAGGTGAGCAGCAAATGGTACATGCCCTATTACATGTATCAAGCAGATGCATATCCACAGTATCTTTCGGGTGCTGGTTATCTAATGTCCATCGATGTGGTGGATCGTCTCTATGAGGCAGCGTTAAATACATCTCTCCTATACTTGGAGGATGTATATATTACCGGTCTATGTGCAGATCGGGCAAATATCAAGCGGCAGCATCATTCACTATTTAGCTTTGCACACTCACAACATTTGTGTGCTTTTAAAGGCAGCATAACACAGCACCAGGTGAAGGAGGAGACTATGGTCGAGGCGTGGCGTTATGTATCTAATTATACTATTAAATGTCCGCCCCCGGGTAATTACTTAAACCATATGCGATTGCGGAATCGTATGAATTGTTAA
- the LOC117567554 gene encoding presenilins-associated rhomboid-like protein, mitochondrial — MLVHRALCQSWLSQVTYRFHANIASRHIQPNQRFWQPPVRHFHAQRTRSSNIKPNVGEPATDGNSVPVNNVIKAVAFTGAFSVGCFAGATIMEYENTRSMIISKAKQARFGWFQNRSIADRDSWWQLKQDVRRFWDSLSPGDKTFAPILVANLLAFGLWRVPALRTTMLTYFTSNPAARIVCWPMFLSTFSHYSVMHIFANMYVLHSFSNAAVLSLGKEQFMAVYLSAGVFSSLMSVLYKAGTKHPGMSLGASGAIMTVLAYVCAQYPETQLSILFLPTVTFSAGAAIKVIMGIDFAGCVMGWKFFDHAAHLGGAMFGIFWAHYGSQLWAKRISLLNYYHELRRTKQK, encoded by the exons ATGCTTGTTCATCGTGCGCTATGTCAAAGCTGGCTATCACAGGTGAC TTACAGATTTCATGCAAATATTGCTAGCAGACACATCCAGCCCAATCAAAGATTTTGGCAGCCGCCAGTTCGTCATTTCCACGCACAGAGAACGAGGAGTAGTAACATAAAACCCAATGTTGGGGAACCGGCGACAGATGGCAATTCGGTGCCGGTAAACAATGTTATCAAAGCGGTGGCGTTCACAGGAGCA TTCAGTGTCGGCTGTTTTGCTGGAGCGACCATAATGGAGTACGAGAATACACGTAGCATGATTATATCAAAGGCAAAGCAGGCACGTTTCGGGTGGTTTCAAAATCGATCGATAGCGGATCGCGATAGCTGGTGGCAGTTGAAACAGGATGTACGACGCTTTTGGGATTCTCTATCGCCTGGCGATAAGACATTTGCACCAATCCTAGTAGCCAACTTATTGGCGTTTGGTCTGTGGCGTGTTCCAGCTTTGCGCACCACAATGTTAACATATTTCACATCAAATCCGGCAGCGC gTATCGTTTGCTGGCCAATGTTCCTGTCGACATTCAGTCACTACTCAGTTATGCATATATTTGCCAATATGTATGTTCTCCACAGCTTTTCCAATGCAGCCGTTTTGTCCTTGGGCAAAGAGCAATTCATGGCCGTCTATTTGAGTGCCGGCGTCTTCTCTAGCTTGATGAGCGTTCTTTACAAGGCGGGCACAAAACATCCGGGCATGTCTTTGGGTGCG TCGGGAGCCATCATGACCGTCTTGGCCTATGTTTGTGCACAGTATCCTGAAACCCAGTTGAGCATATTGTTCCTGCCTACAGTTACATTCTCTGCCGGCGCAGCTATTAAAGTGATCATGGGCATTGACTTTGCAGGCTGTGTTATGGGCTGGAAGTTCTTTGATCATGCAGCGCATTTAGGTGGTGCCATGTTCGGCAT TTTCTGGGCCCACTATGGATCCCAATTGTGGGCGAAACGTATTAGTCTGCTGAACTATTACCACGAACTCCGCAGAACGAAACAAAAGTAA
- the LOC117568414 gene encoding uncharacterized protein LOC117568414 isoform X1, translating to MSSTSTNIDAGGSKMAAAVTTAKPATPSPSLKVYDFDFAGTKFEMDASVSEEERRFYLKMYPTVDVVNQRKVHCTVCRSHLGTAPITESNIKMHPILRVTHCVKCHDFYNSGEFSKGEDGSELYCRWCGQGGEVYCCSTCPFVFCKSCIIKNLSRGVIVDIEQNENWNCFRCTPKILWPLRAQHWALINYIETQKNGLQAMPLSGDEMRRLMNKDSSSCCRLAKAKANSLSDSMESLESNASKRSHNSSITSVKKYSKPQGPPAKRPKSSNDEVVCTPDLLSMLEPDCQISVAQKSSPRTVSGAPSGTTITTTPRITSVQQNYTGPSPSNSGSSNNNSSNGNSSVAPRSSLPPPLVLSSSGMRYRQSTPISSPVVRRTVVPNAVRSAGPVFHTINGFRVDLNTAAQQDSYRLPNGRLIQVKRQVPLGGQPSTSLSSAPMPVTPQVIIRQRLAAPQRMMHNNPSYGSNIGIYNPQTNPQQQPRTSQIVRVNNGSQMQSVNMPTPPAPAANSNGGTTIMMTPAAAAKPQPSLVRHVFPNTSIGTARTQLQEQIFNAMEICTHLTGKVQTLTHSNAYNQARSYMDLKELYIHLSYLMTYAIGRFKQLQEKCLVDMREMGFKNDANSLENGQLAAAVDYVCYGQLDDVDLFNTGCNSFHNQVYEYRKSLHANLKDGDSTEPLPPLLPLGVRAEDDPKDEDDNQDTNQDVDNENEGPDDYEDDQNDDVDDIDDDDDLDDEYDALGTEESMNRNEQAHAYDRKLTRLLREYPSIWCTRHPDYGKMEVTRKQWRVIASHFPRGDDIKLRWKNVRKRYVRIERLVKLGRRFKGYFDKATNYLANRDLPRSDWLAVDCGEDDGDGFERKQLDAIENTFHKDSQNMAGGKRLTTKPINRLPVRPLDVRPIDLRIINFAKSHPVLWRKSADPEFNSIDEQTRKSLWQNFWKSAPNYRYEYIVERWQQMYEMYKSFRLKTIKDKRTFANLELKYSKYLASLYFLYKIDEQDLRDEFEPLQDCGQQGSENSSSGESAGKLKDMPDDKHFVQQLVLAMRAYPTLWNPRHVDYNDVGARERLWAEVARRLPRFRREASACKLRWQMAKFAYECYCRELERQPRPNEKTLQKLRTNFPLEEMRFLNI from the exons ATGAGCAGCACATCAACAAATATCGATGCCGGCGGCTCTAAAATGGCAGCGGCAGTTACAACCGCGAAGCCAGCAACACCTTCGCCCTCCCTGAAAGTGTACGACTTTGATTTTGCGG GCACAAAATTCGAAATGGACGCTAGCGTTTCAGAGGAGGAGCGgcgcttttatttaaaaatgtatccCACCGTGGATGTGGTCAATCAGCGGAAGGTCCATTGCACCGTCTGTCGTTCACATCTAGGCACAGCACCCATCACAGAGAGCAACATCAAAATGCACCCCATATTGCGAGTCACGCACTGTGTCAAGTGCCACGATTTCTACAACAGCGGCGAATTCTCCAAGGGAGAAGATGGCTCTGAGCTGTACTGTCGCTGGTGTGGTCAAGGTGGCGAGGTCTATTGCTGTTCCACTTGTCCATTTGTGTTCTGCAAATCGTGCATCATTAAGAACCTCTCACGTGGCGTCATCGTTGACATTGAACAGAACGAGAACTGGAACTGTTTTAGATGTACCCCAAAGATATTGTGGCCGCTCCGTGCCCAACATTGGGCTCTAATCAATTACATTGAGACACAAAAGAA TGGACTGCAAGCGATGCCGTTGTCTGGTGATGAGATGCGGCGTTTGATGAACAAGGACAGCAGCTCTTGCTGTCGGCTAGCCAAGGCGAAAGCCAATAGTTTGTCCGACTCAATGGAGAGCTTAGAATCGAATGCGTCTAAGCGTAGCCATAACAGTTCCATCACATCGGTCAAGAAATATTCCAAGCCGCAGGGACCGCCAGCGAAACGTCCCAAATCTTCTAACGATGAAGTTGTTTGTACACCAGATCTGCTGAGCATGTTGGAGCCGGACTGCCAAATCTCAGTTGCCCAAAAGTCTTCGCCACGCACTGTCTCCGGTGCCCCATCTGGGACAACTATCACAACAACACCGCGCATTACGAGCGTACAGCAGAATTACACTGGACCCAGTCCCAgtaacagcggcagcagcaacaacaacagcagcaatggcaactcATCTGTCGCTCCGCGTAGCAGTTTACCCCCGCCACTCGTATTGAGCAGCTCGGGCATGCGTTATCGCCAAAGCACGCCCATTTCCAGTCCCGTGGTGCGACGCACCGTAGTGCCCAATGCGGTTCGTAGTGCTGGACCCGTTTTCCATACCATTAACGGATTTCGTGTCGATCTTAATACTGCAGCTCAGCAAGACTCCTATCGCCTGCCCAACGGTCGCCTTATACAG GTGAAACGTCAAGTACCACTTGGAGGTCAACCGTCGACATCACTTTCTTCTGCTCCCATGCCGGTGACACCGCAGGTTATTATTCGTCAGCGCTTAGCAGCACCCCAGCGCATGATGCACAACAATCCCAGCTACGGCTCCAACATCGGCATCTACAATCCGCAAACCAacccacagcaacagccacgcACTTCACAAATCGTTCGAGTTAACAATGGCAGCCAAATGCAATCGGTTAACATGCCAACACCGCCAGCGCCGGCTGCCAATAGTAATGGCGGCACAACGATTATGATGACtccagcggcagcagcgaaaCCACAGCCGAGTCTTGTGCGTCATGTGTTTCCCAACACGTCGATTGGTACGGCGCGTACTCAGCTGCAAGAGCAGATCTTCAATGCCATGGAAATATGTACGCACTTAACGGGGAAAGTTCAAACGCTAACACACTCCAATGCATACAATCAGGCTCGCAGTTATATGGATCTCAAGGAGTTGTACATACATTTGTCCTATCTAATGACCTATGCAATTGGACGGTTCAAGCAGCTGCAGGAAAAATGCTTGGTTGATATGAGAGAAATGGGCTTTAAGAACGATGCCAACAGCTTGGAGAACGGACAATTAGCAGCAG ctGTGGATTATGTTTGCTATGGACAGTTGGACGATGTCGATCTCTTTAATACCGGCTGTAATAGCTTTCATAATCAAGTCTACGAGTATCGCAAGAGCTTACATGCAAATCTCAAGGATGGAGACTCAACGGAACCACTGCCTCCCTTGTTGCCACTCGGCGTACGCGCGGAAGATGATCCGAAAGATGAAGACGATAATCAAGACACTAATCAGGATGTGGACAATGAGAATGAAGGTCCAGATGATTACGAAGATGATCAGAACGATGATGTTGACGAtatcgatgatgatgatgatttggATGATGAATATGATGCCCTTGGCACCGAGGAAAGCATGAATCGTAACGAACAGGCGCATGCCTACGATCGAAAACTAACTCGCTTACTGCGTGAATATCCTTCAATTTGGTGCACGCGTCATCCCGACTATGGCAAAATGGAGGTCACACGCAAGCAGTGGCGCGTTATTGCCAGCCACTTTCCACGCGGCGATGACATAAAGCTGCGCTGGAAGAACGTACGCAAGCGATATGTACGCATTGAGCGTTTGGTTAAGTTAGGGCGACGCTTCAAGGGTTACTTTGACAAGGCAACCAACTATTTGGCCAATAGAGATTTGCCGCGCAGTGATTGGCTGGCAGTGGATTGTGGCGAAGATGATGGTGATGGGTTCGAGCGCAAGCAATTGGATGCCATCGAAAATACGTTTCACAAAGACTCACAGAATATGGCTGGTGGTAAACGACTAACTACAAAGCCAATTAATCGCTTGCCAGTACGACCTCTTGATGTGCGTCCTATTGATCTGCGCATCATTAACTTTGCCAAGAGTCATCCTGTGCTCTGGAGAAAGTCAGCGGATCCTGAATTTAACAGCATTGACGAGCAGACTCGCAAGTCGCTGTGGCAAAACTTCTGGAAATCTGCGCCCA ACTATCGCTACGAGTATATTGTGGAGCGTTGGCAACAAATGTACGAGATGTACAAATCATTCCGTCTGAAAACCATCAAGGACAAGCGCACATTTGCCAATCTTGAGCTAAAATACTCCAAATATCTGGCcagtttatattttctatataagaTTGATGAACAAGATTTACGTGATGAATTTGAGCCACTGCAGGATTGTGGCCAGCAGGGATCAGAGAATAGCTCATCTGGTGAATCGGCTGGCAAGCTCAAAGATATGCCCGACGATAAACACTTTGTACAACAACTTGTGCTAGCGATGCGAGCTTATCCCACGCTTTGGAATCCGCGACATGTCGATTACAATGATGTTGGTGCCCGGGAAAGACTCTGGGCAGAAGTAGCCAGACGTCTGCCACGATTCCGACGTGAAGCGAGTGCCTGTAAGCTTcgctggcaaatggcaaagttTGCCTATGAGTGCTACTGTCGAGAACTGGAACGACAGCCAAGACCAAATGAAAAGACGCTGCAAAAGTTACGCACCAATTTTCCGCTGGAGGAAATGCGGTTTCTCAATATTTAA
- the LOC117567553 gene encoding ribonucleoside-diphosphate reductase subunit M2, which produces MAQSQIAGKENITDNMEKFSLKSPSKKILTESASNVRKMSITNEDKDATKAVQTIMEKTVAPFDPSLEPLLRENPRRFVIFPIQYHDIWQMYKKAEASFWTVEEVDLSKDMTDWAKLTDNERHFISHVLAFFAASDGIVNENLVERFSQEVQVTEARCFYGFQIAMENVHSEMYSVLIDTYIRDPHQRDYLFNAIETMPAVKRKADWALSWISSKAANFGERIIAFAAVEGIFFSGSFASIFWLKKRGLMPGLTFSNELISRDEGLHCDFAVLMFQHLVQRPSRERIIEIITDAVTIEQEFLTDALPVNLIGMNCALMSEYIEFVADRLLVELGVGKIYNTKNPFSFMEMISLDGKTNFFEKKVGEYQRMGVTSNRLDNVFTLDADF; this is translated from the exons atGGCTCAATCTCAAATTGCCGGCAAGGAAAATATTACGGACAACATGGAAAAATTCTCGCTTAAG AGCCCCAGCAAGAAAATTTTGACAGAAAGCGCCAGCAACGTTCGTAAAATGTCGATAACAAATGAAGACAAGGACGCAACCAAAGCAGTCCAGACTATCATGGAAAAGACTGTCGCCCCTTTTGATCCCAGCTTAGAGCCATTGCTGCGAGAGAATCCCCGCCGGTTTGTCATTTTCCCCATTCAATACCATGACATTTGGCAAATGTACAAAAAG GCTGAAGCATCGTTCTGGACCGTCGAAGAAGTGGATCTGTCCAAGGACATGACTGATTGGGCCAAGCTTACGGATAATGAGCGTCATTTCATATCGCATGTGTTGGCCTTCTTTGCTGCTTCTGATGGAATTGTTAACGAAAATCTGGTCGAACGTTTTAGCCAAGAAGTGCAGGTGACCGAGGCACGTTGCTTTTATGGCTTCCAGATTGCCATGGAGAATGTGCATTCCGAAATGTACAGTGTGCTCATTGACACCTATATCAGGGATCCTCATCAGCGAGACTATCTCTTCAATGCCATTGAAACGATGCCGGCTGTTAAGCGGAAGGCAGACTGGGCTCTTTCTTGGATCTCTTCGAAGGCTGCCAACTTTGGTGAACGtattattgcttttgctgctgttgaaggCATCTTCTTCAGTGGGAGCTTTGCATCCATCTTCTGGCTGAAGAAGCGTGGACTTATGCCTGGACTTACATTCTCCAACGAATTGATCTCTCGCGATGAAGGTCTGCATTGTGACTTTGCGGTGCTTATGTTCCAACATTTGGTGCAGCGGCCTAGTCGGGAACGCATCATTGAAATCATAACGGATGCTGTGACTATTGAGCAGGAGTTCCTCACCGATGCGCTGCCCGTCAACTTGATTGGCATGAACTGTGCTCTGATGTCCGAATATATCGAGTTTGTCGCTGATCGCCTATTGGTTGAGCTTGGCGTGGGCAAGATTTACAACACAAAGAATCCATTCTCGTTCATGGAGATGATCTCTTTGGATGGCAAAACCAACTTCTTCGAGAAGAAAGTGGGTGAATATCAGCGCATGGGAGTTACATCGAATCGTTTGGACAATGTGTTTACATTAGATGCGGATTTTTAA
- the LOC117568414 gene encoding uncharacterized protein LOC117568414 isoform X2 has product MSSTSTNIDAGGSKMAAAVTTAKPATPSPSLKVYDFDFAGTKFEMDASVSEEERRFYLKMYPTVDVVNQRKVHCTVCRSHLGTAPITESNIKMHPILRVTHCVKCHDFYNSGEFSKGEDGSELYCRWCGQGGEVYCCSTCPFVFCKSCIIKNLSRGVIVDIEQNENWNCFRCTPKILWPLRAQHWALINYIETQKNGLQAMPLSGDEMRRLMNKDSSSCCRLAKAKANSLSDSMESLESNASKRSHNSSITSVKKYSKPQGPPAKRPKSSNDEVVCTPDLLSMLEPDCQISVAQKSSPRTVSGAPSGTTITTTPRITSVQQNYTGPSPSNSGSSNNNSSNGNSSVAPRSSLPPPLVLSSSGMRYRQSTPISSPVVRRTVVPNAVRSAGPVFHTINGFRVDLNTAAQQDSYRLPNGRLIQVKRQVPLGGQPSTSLSSAPMPVTPQVIIRQRLAAPQRMMHNNPSYGSNIGIYNPQTNPQQQPRTSQIVRVNNGSQMQSVNMPTPPAPAANSNGGTTIMMTPAAAAKPQPSLVRHVFPNTSIGTARTQLQEQIFNAMEICTHLTGKVQTLTHSNAYNQARSYMDLKELYIHLSYLMTYAIGRFKQLQEKCLVDMREMGFKNDANSLENGQLAAEKQASDDEDNEIEIVEPKTDTITIDSDNEEERPSTSAQSPSKGLKITAVKSTAPEPELPKADPVTANIDPAMDIDVNAFSSSILASLLEVDITEGVAEVKTKSSPGGTVQKKQPRKKTTNKPNPALLHLERQRMEEIKMNDAKLKMRVAVKLRRAEDEFEVARLWIEEQKKISKESQGSIDGTEKQSENVDGIEPMPSKDESDIANKDASEVDHINFDGNEDMDTSRDPKNNDNENPDVNTEEPRIVADNQISTDVNSIIDKNEEEINKNSRSIETKEHTETAETQNDKTDSVIENHSNEDKESEKLNGETIGITENSTMESNEKNSSNIVESDNILDIVTDSDKVESHVDSPEPACTEVGKHATIQTASEGSSKTDAILSAEEEIESDKNSGEFKKKESETKSVIEPTEVTSTQHTKAEPNKMSSSTVDELLLTELPDNESEVRQIAQSDSNVEAF; this is encoded by the exons ATGAGCAGCACATCAACAAATATCGATGCCGGCGGCTCTAAAATGGCAGCGGCAGTTACAACCGCGAAGCCAGCAACACCTTCGCCCTCCCTGAAAGTGTACGACTTTGATTTTGCGG GCACAAAATTCGAAATGGACGCTAGCGTTTCAGAGGAGGAGCGgcgcttttatttaaaaatgtatccCACCGTGGATGTGGTCAATCAGCGGAAGGTCCATTGCACCGTCTGTCGTTCACATCTAGGCACAGCACCCATCACAGAGAGCAACATCAAAATGCACCCCATATTGCGAGTCACGCACTGTGTCAAGTGCCACGATTTCTACAACAGCGGCGAATTCTCCAAGGGAGAAGATGGCTCTGAGCTGTACTGTCGCTGGTGTGGTCAAGGTGGCGAGGTCTATTGCTGTTCCACTTGTCCATTTGTGTTCTGCAAATCGTGCATCATTAAGAACCTCTCACGTGGCGTCATCGTTGACATTGAACAGAACGAGAACTGGAACTGTTTTAGATGTACCCCAAAGATATTGTGGCCGCTCCGTGCCCAACATTGGGCTCTAATCAATTACATTGAGACACAAAAGAA TGGACTGCAAGCGATGCCGTTGTCTGGTGATGAGATGCGGCGTTTGATGAACAAGGACAGCAGCTCTTGCTGTCGGCTAGCCAAGGCGAAAGCCAATAGTTTGTCCGACTCAATGGAGAGCTTAGAATCGAATGCGTCTAAGCGTAGCCATAACAGTTCCATCACATCGGTCAAGAAATATTCCAAGCCGCAGGGACCGCCAGCGAAACGTCCCAAATCTTCTAACGATGAAGTTGTTTGTACACCAGATCTGCTGAGCATGTTGGAGCCGGACTGCCAAATCTCAGTTGCCCAAAAGTCTTCGCCACGCACTGTCTCCGGTGCCCCATCTGGGACAACTATCACAACAACACCGCGCATTACGAGCGTACAGCAGAATTACACTGGACCCAGTCCCAgtaacagcggcagcagcaacaacaacagcagcaatggcaactcATCTGTCGCTCCGCGTAGCAGTTTACCCCCGCCACTCGTATTGAGCAGCTCGGGCATGCGTTATCGCCAAAGCACGCCCATTTCCAGTCCCGTGGTGCGACGCACCGTAGTGCCCAATGCGGTTCGTAGTGCTGGACCCGTTTTCCATACCATTAACGGATTTCGTGTCGATCTTAATACTGCAGCTCAGCAAGACTCCTATCGCCTGCCCAACGGTCGCCTTATACAG GTGAAACGTCAAGTACCACTTGGAGGTCAACCGTCGACATCACTTTCTTCTGCTCCCATGCCGGTGACACCGCAGGTTATTATTCGTCAGCGCTTAGCAGCACCCCAGCGCATGATGCACAACAATCCCAGCTACGGCTCCAACATCGGCATCTACAATCCGCAAACCAacccacagcaacagccacgcACTTCACAAATCGTTCGAGTTAACAATGGCAGCCAAATGCAATCGGTTAACATGCCAACACCGCCAGCGCCGGCTGCCAATAGTAATGGCGGCACAACGATTATGATGACtccagcggcagcagcgaaaCCACAGCCGAGTCTTGTGCGTCATGTGTTTCCCAACACGTCGATTGGTACGGCGCGTACTCAGCTGCAAGAGCAGATCTTCAATGCCATGGAAATATGTACGCACTTAACGGGGAAAGTTCAAACGCTAACACACTCCAATGCATACAATCAGGCTCGCAGTTATATGGATCTCAAGGAGTTGTACATACATTTGTCCTATCTAATGACCTATGCAATTGGACGGTTCAAGCAGCTGCAGGAAAAATGCTTGGTTGATATGAGAGAAATGGGCTTTAAGAACGATGCCAACAGCTTGGAGAACGGACAATTAGCAGCAG AGAAACAAGCCAGTGACGATGAGGACAATGAAATCGAGATTGTAGAGCCTAAAACTGACACTATTACTATTGATTCGGACAACGAGGAAGAGAGACCGTCAACATCTGCTCAATCCCCGTCAAAAGGCTTGAAAATAACTGCGGTTAAATCAACAGCCCCTGAACCTGAATTGCCCAAAGCGGACCCAGTGACAGCCAATATTGATCCAGCCATGGACATTGATGTAAATGCTTTTAGCTCATCTATATTAGCCAGCCTGCTGGAGGTCGATATAACTGAAGGTGTAGCTGAAGTGAAAACCAAGTCATCACCTGGCGGCACAGTACAAAAGAAGCAGCCCCGCAAGAAGACAACTAACAAACCAAATCCAGCCTTGCTTCATTTAGAACGCCAGCGAATGGaggaaatcaaaatgaatgatGCCAAGCTCAAAATGAGAGTTGCTGTCAAATTACGACGCGCAGAAGATGAGTTTGAAGTGGCACGTCTATGGATCGAGGAGCAAAAAAAGATTTCTAAAGAATCCCAAGGGTCCATCGATGGCACGGAGAAACAGTCTGAAAATGTAGACGGTATCGAACCAATGCCATCAAAAGATGAGAGTGATATTGCCAATAAAGATGCGAGTGAAGTGGatcatataaattttgatgGTAACGAAGATATGGACACATCAAGAGATCccaaaaataatgataatgaaaacCCTGATGTTAATACAGAGGAACCCAGAATTGTAGCAGATAATCAGATAAGCACTGATGTTAATTCAATAATCGataaaaatgaagaagaaattaataagaatTCAAGAAGTATAGAAACTAAAGAACACACTGAAACTGCTGAAACTCAAAATGATAAAACAGACTCAGTAATTGAAAACCACTCAAATGAAGATAAAGAGTCTGAAAAGTTAAATGGAGAGACAATTGGAATAACTGAAAACTCAACCATGGAAAGTAATGAAAAAAATTCGTCTAACATTGTCGAAAGCGATAATATATTAGATATAGTTACTGATTCAGATAAAGTAGAAAGCCATGTCGATTCACCAGAACCCGCATGCACAGAAGTTGGTAAACATGCAACTATTCAAACTGCGAGTGAAGGCAGTTCAAAGACTGATGCCATATTGTCTGCGGAAGAAGAAATTGAGAGCGATAAGAATTCTGGAGAATTTAAGAAGAAGGAATCCGAAACCAAATCAGTTATCGAACCCACAGAAGTCACAAGCACTCAGCATACAAAAGCTGAACCCAATAAAATGTCGTCGTCAACAGTCGATGAACTTTTACTGACAGAATTGCCAGATAATGAGAGCGAAGTCAGGCAGATAGCACAGTCGGACAGTAATGTTGAAGCTTTTTGA